The following nucleotide sequence is from Apodemus sylvaticus chromosome 2, mApoSyl1.1, whole genome shotgun sequence.
atttttcataaaagcaAAAGCATCCTACATGCCATCTGCTGTTGTTAACGTATAAGCAAAAACAAGGCATAACCTCAGAATGGAGTATTACTGATTTGTAAAAAGGAAGGCGGACACTAACACATGCCAGAGTGCAGACGATACCAAGTGAAAGCAGTCAAAGGAGCACGTGACTCCACTTATACCAAACAGCCACAACAGGCACATACTAGACACATGGCCTATGCTGGAGACTTGTGGGAGTGGGGCTGAGGACAGAGTATTAAGAGAGTTCAAAGTTTCTTTGGATGATGAAGACTAGATGTGAAGATGAATGCCCACCTAACTGCACACACTAAAACTACAGTCAACTTTAACAGAGTAAACCTTATCTGAATAGAGAGAAGGAACATAAGCACATCTAGAGAAGAGGGAACAGTctagaggaagaaaaataaagtggaaaaacTAGCCAGGCCTCAAAGAATAGCAATGAGCACAGTAGATGCATTTAGATGTGTCCAAGTGCAGTGAGCTGGGGTGTGAGGACAGATCACACGAGACCTATGTGCTTTATACTTGGAGACTGCAACAACATGGACTCTATTCTAATAGTATCACTGAAACCCAGGGAACATGCGATGATGTGTGCTGCTGGGTGGAGAGTGAAGAGGCAACAGGAGCAGAGGAGGGTTCTTATCTGGAGCTTCTGCAGGAGTATAGACGAGCGTAAGTCTGCCTTGtaagcttggtggtggtggtaagcaATGGCCAAATAAGTGTCAAAGGGGTTTCCCAGTCAATCAGATATAGGGCATAAAAGAGGTGGAGGATGACCCCAAAATCTGTCTGAATGAAGGAGTAAACGAAACAGTTGTCTACTAAAATGGGGAAGCCTCAGGAGAGAGTGCAGGAAGGAAGCAGGGGCTCTCACATTTGAGGTGCCTGATGCTGCAGGCACAATCAAGGCTTCAGATTATGGATGCCTGGCATGCATATTCAAGGCCATGTGGGAGACATGTGGGAGGTAGCAAGTCAAAGGGCAAAGCCCCGGGCATGCCAACACACAGATTCTTAGAAGGTCTGACACAAAGTGTGCCCCTGGAAGAGAGCAACCCGTTAGAGGAAAAGGTCCTAAACATAATCCTCCCTCCCTATTTTCTCTTAGATTTAAAAATCTAACCAAAGGGAAATGGAGatcattatgctaagtgaaataagcaaCCTGAATATTCCATGTGAAATCTAGACTTAAATTTCAGTACATGTTTAGACACATGTGAGTGGGGTCATGAATgtataaaaggagagaaagaaatctgGAGAGAGTAgcgggaagaagaggagaaggcacTGGAATGTCCATCATATGAAAGCAGAGGGAGACCAGCAGGAGGAGGCAaagatggggagagggaatgAAAACTAAAGCAGAATGCTACAGACCCTGAAAATGCCCATCAAGACCCATCACTATATATGCTAACCAAAAAACCTAACAAGGACATTAAAGACAGTCAAAATAATACAGAATCAtgagataaaaataattataggactgtttaaaaTTCCAAAAGATTAGAAATAATTTGAATGTCAGCATTAATGGGGGCTATACTAAACCACATTCCACCTGCAATACAATAGAGGGGCTCACCCACGCTCCCAGTGAAGACTTTGCTAAGAGCAGCGGCACAGCCAATTTCCCTCTGAGGCtgacacatacaaaaaaaaactgtttatGCACTTACGGGTTGTCCCTGAGTGGACATGTAACTCCTCACTAGGTATCAAGACATCCAAGAAGGTTGATCCATTATGGTACAACTAAAAAGCCACATGATGCCACATCTCTAAATAACAACATGAGCATAAAATTTTTCATGGTAAAGCCAGGCAGTAGTAGCACAGGCCTTTTGGGATAAAAGGGTTaactcctaaccctaacccagtaCTTggtaggaagaggcaggtggatctgagtttgaggctagcctagtcaacagagtgagtttcaggacagccagagatacacagagaaaccctgttctgaaacaaacaaacaaacaaaccttagtAAATGAGGCAAGGGTTAGGGGAGGGCTGTATGGACATTTTACTTATTCTCTCATGGGTGGGATAAGAAATCTATGTCCACAGAGCCTGAAAAGACACACATAAGCTGTTCCTGCTGTATCTTACAGGGGAGTTGGGCTTTTCTTTTGCTGTCTGGTTCTCCTAAATCAGTTTTATAGCAAACATGTATGGCTTTTGTTACTGAACATAGTAAATGATATTTTGGGGTGAAATGaagaatatacaaaaatccaaagCTATACATTTTCCATTCTTTCAGTTTTTAAACTACCAAGAATCAAGATATCTCATCTAAACTGGCACGGGGACATATTGGTATCCCAGCAACACAGAGCTAGAGTCAGGTGGCATGTCCCAATTTCAatgctagtctgggctacataacaagaccctgtctcaaatcagtCTATgtgtagaaaaagaaattatctaGAGACTCTTTAATAGAGTAATAAAGATATTtgccaaataaatataaaatgggtAGAAACATTGTTTTATTGGGGAAATGTATGTAATTTACTTTTGGTTTTTAAGATCACCTAGCAAGCATCCAAGAAGAAAGCACACACAGTTTCAAGGGAACAAGGACAGTCAAATGGGCTGGTGGCCATCCCAGGGACACTGCCTCGAAAAGTTAGTAAACCAGGTGTCATAAATAAGACTTTCTTACTTTATAAGAAGGAAGAATCAAGATCCTGTTTTGATGTgtattaaatacaaaatataaaatactctCTGACCCAGACGAGGGGGGAATCCTCAATCCAACACCTTAAGTGTCATGCAATAAAATCCAGAGGCCTGTTGAATCCGCCTTTTCGATTCATGTACTGCCtaggataaaaagagaaaagcattATTAAAACTTTGGactcattttaaaagtataataaaaacataCTTCAAGAATTCAAACTAGCAGCACCTTTTCAAATGGCAATATTTTCTGTGTGATGATGGTGTGTGCCTAGAATCACCAGCACTGTAGGGGTGGAGGTGCAAAAattgtgagttcaagcccagcctgggatAGATAGAGACCCTGTTCTCAAAAAACAGAGCCAAGGAGATAATGGTTCAGCGGGTAAGAGTGGCCTCAAGCATGAGGAATGTAAAAGTCTGGGCGTGGTTGCAAAGCCCCTCCCTGGCAATGGGACGAGAGCTCGCTGATCAGTCCAGTCGGAATTACAAGCTTCAGGTTCACAGACCCCACCTCATGGCATAATGGGCAGAGCTAGTGGCTAATATGTAAATTGGAAGGACATTTTACTACATCAGAATACAAACAACCAAGACAGTGTATTTCATAGGAGCCAATCTTGGTGGCAGATGTTTATAATCCCAACATCTGGGCAACAGAGGCCCAAGGACTGGGTCATGTGTATCTTTGTCTGTCGGTCTAAAAAGATGAGATGTAGGGGATAACCAAGTGAGGTAGCAAGCAGGCATGCGCAAACTGTGGAGAACTTCAGCCTTCCCTAAGTACAACAATCCTGTAATAACATTCTTTTCTCTGCACAAGCATGTAGCCTAGGGAGCAAGCATACCTGTACTTCCTCTTCTGAGACACGTTGATGGCATAGGCATTTACAGAGCCGTCTACCTTCTTCCCCTGGAGAGAAACAAGACAGCCATATTAAATACCTGGCTCATAGGAGATCTAGCAGGTACATCGTGGGTGGCAAAAGTCATTCCAGGAAAAGGCCCAATGAAAGAGAGATGGTCAGCCCCAGAGGACAGCCCATGGACTTTCAAGTGTTACAACTCTGTTCATACCTAAGTATGAACTTTGGAGCTGGGGGGCACTCAGTGGCAGGGCGCCCACCTCACATTCGAAGTCCTcagcaccacaaaacaaaaccagtaagcatgcagttttcttttccttccttccttctctttctttttttttttttttttaagatttattcatttattttatttttatgagtacactgtatctgtcttcagacacaccagaagagggcattggattccattacagatggttgcgagccaccatatggtttctgggaattgaacacaggttctctggaagagcagtcagtgctcttacctgtgagccatctatctctccagtccaagcATTCGGTCTTCATGTGATGTGCAAGGCACAGAAGCAGAACTTCCTTCAAACACTCTTTTGAAATGAGATTGAATTCTCATTTACACACACTTTAACCTTGGCTCATAATGTTCTAAAATCAAGCTGGAACAATTTTCTGTATGTGTAATTCCCATCTCTTGCACAGAGATTGACTCTAACATTTAAATCAGGAACTTGGCGGCAGAAGCTAAGCTGGTGCTGTTGGCTTTCCAAATGTATATCTTCTCTTCTTACTGTGGTCCAGATTCTATGCAGCCACTTGCCCCATGCTGTTCCTCTGTCTGAATTACCTTCCCTGTCCCTATCCAGTCCTTAGCTATCTGGGTGCCGTCCACTGGTCAAGGTTTAATCCAAATGATCCGGTTGCTGACAGCAGCATACCTTTTCTAATTCCTGAATAGTATCAATGTCAACTGTGCCTTCCTTCAAACACCACATGTGTTATCCTGCAATACTGTGCTTTCTCCTAAAACTGCAGGCTGCTGCTTTTTGCATGTATGTTAGCTTTCAGATGGACTTTAgcagcccaggccagcctcagaATGTAACTGAGGATTACCTGAGCTTCCGGATTTCCTctgcccaagtgctaggattataggtatgtgccaccaaaTGTGGCTTGAGGCTGCAGCTAGTTTCTTGATGGAGGTTGTATTCTCAGGCCCTAGGCCACTGTATTTGCAAAAGTTTACAAAAACATCAGCTTAATATGCCACTAACCAATGCAATAAAACATGCTGGCATGCCCAGCCCTCCCGAATTAGCAATGTGATTTATCTGTGTGGCACATAACTGAACATCTGCATTTGGATAAAACCAGGGATTCTGATCACAGAACTGTGTACAGCTGAGCCCACACATTTGAAATGGAAGCTAAGATAAATATTTgcaattaattttctttcttccttcttgtgtatggaactgtgtgtgtgtacgtgctcATGTGCATGTTAAAGCAGGTATGCTCATGCAAGtgtgcatgaacatgtgtgtgcacttatgCAGAGACCAGAGCTCTATGTTGGGAGTCTTCCTCAGTTGCCCTCcatcttttaaatgttttcacaTTTATCTTCTGTATGTTGTTCACACGTAcacaccactgagccatctcactagctctCTCCCTTACTTGAGATGAGCGATCTCGTCAGTGACTGCCAGCACGATCCAGGCATCTATCGCCCTATCCATTTGTGTTTGCCCTTGCTCCGCTGCTGAGATCTTAGATGTGTGCCTCAGAACctgctatgttttgttttgttttgttttgtgtcagtgctggggatccaaacccGGGTCCTTACCCTTGCACAGTCAGCACATCAAGAACTGAACCACCTCCTAAGCCCCATATTGGACTTCTTTTCTACTTCTATTGTCATTGACGTTTCCAGGAAAACTTCCATACAGAACAAACTCCTGAAGTGTTATCTTATCCTAGTCAGAATAGCTATTATCAAAAGAAAatgacaggctggagagatggctcagcagttaggagcacttccTCCTCTTCTAGAGGGCCCAGGTGTGGTTCTGAGTGCACACAAGGCAAGTCCCAACAGCCTGTGGTTCAGTCTCAGGGATCTAGTATGGCCGGTTAGCGTCCTCAGGCAGCAGGCACCCACAGGCAAGTCGctcataacagtcaaagaaaaaaaaaaaaaccaaatcatcttaaaaaaaaaaccaaaacaaacaaaaatgaacactGGCAAGGATATGGACAAAGGAAACCCTTCCACATTGCTGGTAAGAGTGTAAACTGGAACTGTGAAAGTTGGTATGGAGGCTTCCAAACAACGAAAAGCAATACCACTTCTGCCTTGGCAATGTTTTCCAGTCCTCGCATCAGAGATACTAACTCATCCATGTCTACTCCTATGCTACTCACCATAGCTAGCAAACAGAACCAGCCCAGACGTCCATTAAGAGACAGATGGAAAGGACAATGTGGTAaacatacacaatggaattatatgcagccatgaaaaacaaaatcaaggagGCAGTGgtagcacttgcctttaatcccagcacccaggaggcaggggcaggtggatctctatgagtttgaggctagccggATCTACAGAGGTAGTTCCAGGACCAGGACAGCCAAAGAAAGCCTGCCTTGaaagaccaaaaccaaaacaaaataaaaacaaacacaaaaaaacccaacccaacccaaaccgaaatatccaaaacaaacaaacaaacaaacaaacaaaccccaaatcaagtcttttataagaaaatgaatgaagctgggcgtggtggtgcacgccagtAATCACTTgcctccagcacttgggaggcagaggcaggcagatttcggagtttgaggctagcctggtctacagagtaagttccaggacagccaggacagctacacaaagaaaccctgtctcgaaaaacaaaaaacaaaacaaaacaaagaatgaaacttgaaattattattaaaatgcaaatcctaaattttaatttttttatgtatgcatatgcatatacatgtattgGGGAGTGGATAggtcatgaaactagaaatggGATCATAAAAGTGGGAgagatgggctggtgagatggctcagtggttaagaatactgactgctctccagaaggtcctgagttaaaatcccagcaaccacatggtggctcacaaccatctgtaatgagagctgaAGCCCTCtactggtctgtctgaagacagctacagtgcatttatatataataataaataaatcataaatctttttttaaaaaaagtgggaGATCtttgggaagaagagggaaaagaagtCAGTAGAACGCACGTGACAGGAAAGTCAAATGGGACTAACGTGGGGAGGAGAAGACGGGCAGGCAGGGCAAGGCCAGGGGAGAGGGGTAACAGAAAACTGCCCCTCGATGCCCCCTATTTATACcctgaagaaagggaaggagagctgGCCCTTACTTCTTCTGTCCCTCTCAACAGAGTCTGGGCACTCTTAAATGTGCTCCAGACTGTCCCAGGAATCAACAAGAAAGCCTTACAGCTAAGCTGCCCTCCCTGCCCTCTACCACTCTCATCTGTCCTCCATAGCGTCCCCATGGTCATCTTCCTGCAGCACAGTTTCACGTCATTCCTATTTAAAATCCTTGCTTTTGCTTTGAGATTTTACCTCTCATGGCAGAGCACTTATGTAGCATTTGCAAAGCctcaggttcaatccctagcaccacataaactgggcaCAATGGTGCCTGTATGCAAATCTCATCATTTGGGATTCAGAGGTAAGGAAATCAAAGCTCAAGGTCTTCCTCAACTATGGaacaagtctgaggccagcctgggctaagtgCTAtcttgtaaacaaacaaacaaacaaataaacaagtaaataaagttGACCTGGGCTAAGTGCTAtcttgtaaataaagaaagaaagaaaaaaggaaagaaagaaagaaagaaagaaagaaagaaagaaagaaagaaagaaagaaagaaagtaagtaagttGACCAAAATCCTTGCttcttaatcccaacactcaggtgTCTACAGTAAGAGTCAGAGAAAACAACGAAACTGAATATCTCTAGGCTCTAACCCCTAAGATGACTAGAAAGGGCCCAGAAATGCTGAGTCTGCCCCTAAGTCCCAGCACAGCTAGCCTCAGGCAGACACCATCGGGCCCACCATGCACCCTGGATCCTCCTACCTGAAAGGCCCTCGCCGCTACATGCCCTTAAAGCCTGGCATTTTCTGTGCTGGGCATTCCCTGAATGCCGCATTAGTGCTTCCTCTGCCTGTGTTTACACCCTCTCAAGGACTGTACAACAAAATAAGTTGTGCCTGTTAAAGAAGTTATTAGTGACAGcaaaagaatacagaaaaccAGGACAGGTGTGGGGGCAGAGTCAGCCTAAAACGTGTAACTGCTCCTTGGTTTACTTACTTTTGTGGAGTCAAAAGAGGCAAATCCCATTAATTTCatcatttctatttcttcctctgttttaccCTCCAGATCTTCCTCTGTAAAAGTAAACAAGTTTTGAACTCTTATCATTATATATTTGGATGAACAGAGACACACATCTgtacaaatgaaaagaatagCTACAAACTTGTATACATTTCACCTCACcagcaaagaacaaataaaaggtGACTCTAACAAGAAAATTTCCTATCAACTTTGCCATGCCAGAGTGTCCACCCTGTGGTCTCCACAGAGCCTTTAACATCAGATGCGACACCATCAAGTTTTGAAGATATTCCCAAATAcaaatttttcatgtttttaaatctTTGCTAAATCAAAACCAACACATACACTATAATTCACTactgtaaattaaaataaaatctcaagatCATACACAATGAACCCTATAAAAGGGTAATATTTACATGTTCAcaattacactttttttttccagacaaggtttctctgtgtagccctgtcttagaactcactttgtagaccaggctgaccttgaaactcagagatctgcctgcctctggctcctaagtctgggattaaaggtgtgtgccaccgctgcctggcttCAAAATTAAACTTTTAACATGACTGAAATGATCTAAACAATTACCCAGCTTATCCAGCAACATTACCAGTGACCTGACGctctttgttctttatttctttcgtttctttcttttcctcatctCTTCGTTCTTTCAGccgagaaggagagggagatgtgGATCTGTGCCGCCTCGGAGACCTAATGTTAGGAAGTAAAGATgtcagagacatacatgcaagggATTCTGTTGATCTGTGCAGTCTTCCATGAGCTTGTGACAGGCTTGAAGACAGACAAAGCCAGGCTACAGAGACCAGCATCCACCCTCTAGAGCAGACATAGGAAGGTTCCACCTGGGCTCTCCGATGGTTGGAAGAAAAACTTTTATCCAAAAGTTATCAATATGACTAAGTCTAGAAAAGTTTTGTGAGATCTAAAAACATGAAGTTTCTAAGGTGAGCTAGACCTAGAGATGAATAGGACTGcgtttgcagaagacccaggtttggttcccagtcaCCAACAACTGCAGTTCctggaatctgacaccctctcgcCTCCATAGGCACTGACAGACATGTTTGTGATACATGTAAAACTTATGtaggtgtgcatatgtgcatgtacacacacacacacacacacacacacacacacacacattaaaaacattttaaaagaaagtttgtAACAGGCCCAGTGAGATGGCTCCAGAGGTAAAAGTGCCGGACAACCTGAGCTGATTCCAAGGACCAGGACCCATGCAGTGAAAGGAGAAAAGTGAGTCTCAAGTTGTCCTGACAttcacatgcacacctgcacaccttcaaatgcaataaaaaatttaaaaatgaacacacacacacacacacaaattctaaCAAATATCCTTCTAAACGGCTACTGATCTCCCTGAGGAGTCCCTACCTCCCTATGGGTCACCTGTTGTTGAGCACATACTTAAATTTCTTACTCTACCAAATACTGTTCTAAGGGGATTTCACTCATCATtccttgttgctcttacagaaaaCTCCCTCCAGCTCGGTGGTTAGAGCTCTTCTGGAGGGCATGGAGGCTCCGGGACCTAGAACACAGCTCCCATTGCTCTGGAACTTGTTTCTGATGCACCaggtacagacatacatgaaggctaaacacgcacacacacaatatagGATGAACATCTCTGAAAGACTGTGCTCTGACACCGTGCCGTGAACACGGTGGCAGCCAGCTGCCATGAACAAGGCCAGCTCTACAGCACTGTGGGATTACACTTGGCCATTCTCTGAAACCAGAGTCCCCTCCTAAGTGATAAAGATGAAGTCAAGGGCCTCTCCTGGGCCCTCTGTTCTCTGCACCCTTGTAGTCAAGCTTCtgggttttcctttttttgctttattttctgtctCCACTCACCTGGAGCGTCTCCGGTGTGGAGATCTTGAGCGGCTCCTTCTGCGATCTCTCTCCCTGGACCTGGACCTTTCTCGTCGTCTTCTTTCTCGATCCCGAGATGTGGACCGGGACCGCCTACGTTCTAACAGACACAAAAGTAGGAGAGCTAATGGTTAGTTGGTGCAAGCCACTTCTAGTAGTCACAatgaacagttaaaaaaaaaaagtcagctgaGCATAGTACTCAGGGACGAGGCAGGCCcttctctatgagttcaaggccagtccatGAACTCCAGAACAGAGACAGCTAAgtgacagagaaaccctgtcttaaaaaataaacaaacagctggacagtgctggtgcatgcctttagttgcagaggcaggcggatttctgagtttgatgccaggctggtctacagagttgagttccaggacagcctgggctacaaagagaaaacctgtctcaaataaataaataaataaatattaataaataagtaaaaataaacaaacaagaagtaATTCTTGTGCATagtggggaagtggagacagaaaaGGTCACcattcaaggccaacctctgtcatggtgagaccctgtgtgGGTGGAGAACACAGGGCGAGGGGACTGCTAGGAACAGAGCACTTGCCTTGTTTCTGTGAGGCACTAGGTTCAGTTCtcttgaccacacacacacacaaacctactaACACTACAACATATAACATCACTTAAATTACTTTAAAGTCAAATAATGTAGTATATTTAAAAACCACCCATATTTTGACGGTTTATACAATAGCTTAATATCCAATTAGATTATCTTTTCAAGCAGAACCATATTTTTAACACAAAGTTCTGTGTTTTTTTGAAAGTATGGCTTTGTATGAGGGTGGTCCCCTCACCACTTGTTCAATCTACCACGCCTTGTGCC
It contains:
- the Snrnp27 gene encoding U4/U6.U5 small nuclear ribonucleoprotein 27 kDa protein isoform X1, encoding MYFIRVEKRCGNRELCWMERYTERRRSRSTSRDRERRRRERSRSRERDRRRSRSRSPHRRRSRSPRRHRSTSPSPSRLKERRDEEKKETKEIKNKERQVTEEDLEGKTEEEIEMMKLMGFASFDSTKGKKVDGSVNAYAINVSQKRKYRQYMNRKGGFNRPLDFIA
- the Snrnp27 gene encoding U4/U6.U5 small nuclear ribonucleoprotein 27 kDa protein isoform X2; translated protein: MGRSRSRSPRRERRRSRSTSRDRERRRRERSRSRERDRRRSRSRSPHRRRSRSPRRHRSTSPSPSRLKERRDEEKKETKEIKNKERQVTEEDLEGKTEEEIEMMKLMGFASFDSTKGKKVDGSVNAYAINVSQKRKYRQYMNRKGGFNRPLDFIA